One Papaver somniferum cultivar HN1 chromosome 10, ASM357369v1, whole genome shotgun sequence genomic window carries:
- the LOC113319430 gene encoding CST complex subunit TEN1-like: MEEEVYDPIEEEPHTIRHGVLVSLDDLTPSSPHFTDGSSIRVTGKLKEYHLETSTALIIDGGYQLKINTEQMNELNIQVGFTYQFIGELVFRPNSSEPVLQARVGRNVDGIDLNLYKKSLKLLKRFQADNMREETTT, encoded by the exons ATGGAGGAAGAGGTATACGATCCGATAGAGGAAGAACCACATACAATAAGGCATGGTGTATTGGTGTCTTTAGATGACCTAACCCCGTCTTCCCCGCACTTTACAGATGGTTCTTCAATTCGAGTAACCGGAAA GCTAAAAGAGTATCATTTAGAGACCTCAACAGCTTTAATTATTGATGGAGGTTACCAACTAAAGATCAACACAGAACAAATGAATGAGCTCAATATCCAAGTAGGCTTCACCTACCAATTCATTGGTGAACTCGTATTTCGACCTAACAGTAGTGAG CCTGTTCTGCAGGCGCGAGTAGGGAGAAATGTGGACGGCATCGACCTTAATCTCTACAAAAAGTCTCTGAAACTCTTGAAACGATTCCAAGCTGACAACATGAGAGAGGAAACAACAACATAA
- the LOC113319124 gene encoding phospholipase D zeta 1-like, which produces MSLEEQLIKSGFVDSQSEPLNPSSSLSSTNQICSSPDTTYRIFEELPKATVISVTRPDAIDFSLRVLSYTIEFQYKEFNWILQKKASQLIYLHLRLKKRAIIEEFHDKQEQVKEWLHCLGIGDYHPTVIQDDDEADDENFHLHHKETTKSSYVPSRAALPFITPALGRQKYVMERAKVAMQEYLNHFLGNMDIVNSREVCNFLEVSKLSFAPEYGPKLKEGYVMVNHPTKIPMEEDVAGCCMGNWFNFCSGNWQKVWAVLKPGFLALLEDPFDTQLLDIVLFDVLPTSNEKGESHVSLVKESVESSLLHYSFLVSSGSQSLNLRTRTKAKVREWVTAISDAGLGAPEGWCYPQRFGSFAPPRGLTEDASQAQWFVDGKAAFEAIALAIEEAKSEIFITDWWLCPELYLRRPFNACASSRLDFLLEAKAKQGVKIYILLYKEVPIVSNINSAVCKQKLLSIHENVTVLRYPDHISTGIYLWSHHEKLVIIDYRICFIGGLDLCFGRYDNFEHKVGDFPATIWPGKDYYNPRESQPNSWEDTMTDELERGTCPRMPWHDVHCALWGPPCLDIARHFVLRWNLAKRNKAQNLDTIPLLIPRHYMERSTKIECESKSNEHGRTDSIKQNSFSSLSPLEDMPLLFPAEGYELDAEKKDPNVNGFNKTQVLTISRSFSAPSPDSKAKPSQSGIQYLDEWWGTQERGDQVVSSYEARQVGPRTSCHCQVIRSVSQWSAGTSQTEDSIHNAYCSLIEQAEHYIYIENQFFISGLSQDEMIKNRVLEAFYKRIIRADKEQKCFRVIIVIPLLPDFEGGLDGSGSASARALIHWQYRTICRGRHSILQNLYEVLGPRTHDYISFYSLRNYGRLRDDGPLVTNQVYVHSKIMIIDDRTALIGSSNINDRSLLGSRDSEIGIVIEDKEFVDSSMNGKPWKAGKFCFSLRLSLWSEHLGLCDNEISKINDLVADKTYTDIWMTTAKTNTDIYQDIFACIPNDHLHSRSEVRQSMAYWKEKLGHTTNDLGVASQKIEAHPRGDSRFTDPMEKLKSIRGHLVLFPLEFMCQEEDLRPMFNHTEFYVKPQVYH; this is translated from the exons ATGTCTTTGGAAGAACAGTTAATAAAATCTGGGTTCGTCGACTCACAATCTGAACCTCTGAATCCATCGTCGTCATTGTCATCCACTAATCAAATTTGTAGTTCTCCGGATACTACTTACCGCATTTTCGAAGAATTACCCAAGGCAACGGTTATTTCAGTCACGCGCCCTGATGCCATCGATTTTAGTCTCAGAGTTCTTTCGTATACCATTGAATTTCAGTATAAAGAG TTTAATTGGATATTACAAAAGAAAGCTTCACAACTTATCTACTTACATCTACGGTTAAAGAAACGTGCAATTATCGAGGAGTTTCATGACAAACAAGAGCAG GTTAAAGAATGGCTTCACTGCCTAGGAATAGGAGATTATCACCCAACAGTCATACAAGATGATGATGAAGCTGACGACGAGAATTTTCATTTACATCATAAAGAAACCACTAAAAGCAG TTATGTTCCGTCTCGTGCTGCTTTACCTTTTATTACACCAGCTTTAGGAAGGCAAAAATATGTCATGGAGAGAGCGAAGGTGGCCATGCAAGAGTATCTGAATCACTTTCTTGGGAATATGGATATTGTCAACTCGAGAGAG GTATGCAATTTCTTGGAAGTTTCAAAATTATCATTTGCTCCTGAGTATGGACCTAAGTTAAAAGAAGGTTATGTCATGGTGAACCACCCAACAAAGATTCCAATGGAAGAGGATGTTGCAGGATGTTGTATGGGTAATTGGTTTAACTTTTGTAGTGGCAACTGGCAAAAG GTGTGGGCTGTACTGAAACCCGGGTTCCTGGCCTTGCTCGAGGATCCTTTTGATACACAACTCTTAGATATCGTTCTGTTCGATGTATTACCAACTTCAAATGAAAAAGGAGAAAGCCATGTTTCTTTAGTAAAAGAATCTGTTGAGAGCAGCCTTTTGCATTATTCATTTCTG GTGTCTTCGGGTAGCCAGAGTCTGAATTTAAGAACTAGAACTAAAGCTAAAGTTAGAGAATGGGTCACTGCAATTAGCGACGCTGGATTAGGAGCACCTGAGGGATGGTGTTATCCTCAACGTTTCGGTTCTTTTgctccacctaggggtttaactGAAGATGCTAGCCAGGCTCAGTGGTTTGTAGATGGAAAAGCTGCATTCGAAGCCATCGCTCTAGCAATAGAGGAAGCAAAATCTGAG ATATTTATTACGGACTGGTGGTTGTGCCCAGAATTGTATCTTCGACGCCCTTTTAATGCTTGTGCTTCCTCTCGGCTTGACTTTCTACTTGAAGCCAAAGCTAAACAAGGGGTTAAG ATTTACATTCTTCTTTACAAGGAAGTTCCTATTGTCTCAAACATCAACAGTGCAGTTTGTAAGCAAAAGCTTCTCAGCATTCACGAAAACGTGACAGTGTTGCGTTATCCTGACCATATCTCAACCGGCATTTACCTGTG GTCACACCATGAAAAGCTTGTGATTATTGATTACCGAATTTGTTTCATTGGAGGACTTGATTTATGTTTTGGTCGGTACGACAACTTTGAACATAAAGTAGGTGATTTCCCTGCGACCATATGGCCTGGCAAGGACTATTATAACCCGAG AGAATCTCAACCAAATTCTTGGGAAGATACCATGACAGATGAACTAGAACGCGGTACGTGCCCCCGTATGCCATGGCATGATGTCCACTGTGCTCTTTGGGGTCCACCTTGCCTTGATATTGCAAGACATTTTGTTCTACGCTGGAACCTTGCAAAG AGAAATAAAGCGCAAAACCTGGATACAATTCCTCTACTTATTCCTAGGCATTACATGGAAAGAAGCACAAAAATTGAATGTGAAAGTAAGAGCAATGAACACGGTCGTACAGACAGTATCAAACAGAATTCTTTTTCGTCATTGTCGCCATTAGAGGACATGCCATTACTATTTCCTGCAGAAGGTTATGAACTGGATGCAGAAAAAAAAGACCCAAACGTAAATGGCTTCAATAAAACTCAAGTTCTTACTATCAGTCGAAGTTTTTCGGCCCCTTCCCCTGATTCCAAGGCTAAGCCAAGCCAATCAGGTATACAATATCTAGATGAATGGTGGGGAACACAGGAAAGGGGTGATCAGGTTGTTTCCTCTTATGAAGCTCGACAAGTTGGCCCTCGCACTTCTTGTCATTGTCAG GTTATTAGAAGTGTCAGCCAATGGTCTGCTGGAACAAGCCAAACTGAAGATAGCATTCACAATGCTTATTGCTCTCTTATTGAACAAGCAGAACACTATATCTACATTGAG AACCAATTTTTCATTTCAGGTCTTTCACAAGATGAGATGATAAAAAACCGCGTCTTAGAAGCATTTTACAAGCGTATTATACGAGCAGACAAGGAACAGAAGTGTTTTAGAGTTATTATTGTCATACCACTTTTACCGGACTTCGAG GGGGGACTGGATGGTAGTGGTTCAGCATCTGCTAGAGCACTAATTCATTGGCAGTATCGAACCATTTGCAGAGGAAGGCATTCGATATTGCAAAACCTATATGAGGTGCTTGGTCCTAGAACACATGACTACATTTCTTTTTACAGTCTCAGAAACTATGGTAGACTCCGTGACGATGGTCCTCTTGTTACCAATCAG GTGTATGTTCATAGCAAAATAATGATAATTGATGACCGGACGGCCTTGATTGGTTCATCAAATATTAATGATAGGAGTTTGCTTGGATCAAGAGATTCCGAG ATTGGTATAGTTATTGAAGACAAGGAATTTGTTGATTCATCCATGAATGGAAAACCTTGGAAGGCTGGTAAATTTTGTTTTAGTCTTCGCCTTTCGCTATGGTCGGAACACCTTGGTCTTTGTGATAATGAG ATAAGCAAAATTAATGACCTTGTGGCTGACAAAACTTACACAGATATTTGGATGACTACTGCTAAG ACAAATACCGATATCTACCAAGACATCTTTGCATGCATTCCCAATGATCATTTACACTCGAG ATCTGAGGTCAGACAAAGCATGGCATACTGGAAAGAGAAACTAGGTCATACTACAAATGATTTAGGTGTGGCTTCACAAAAGATAGAGGCGCATCCCAGAGGAGATAGCAGATTTACAGATCCCATGGAAAAGTTAAAATCGATAAGAGGACATCTTGTTTTATTTCCATTGGAATTTATGTGTCAAGAAGAAGACTTGAGACCTATGTTCAATCACACTGAGTTCTATGTAAAGCCTCAGGTCTATCATTAA